CCAATCGCTGTGGATATTGTGGTGAGCGAAACTGATATTCCCCGCTTCTCAGCTATGCAGGGTAAGACTATTACGCCGAATGACTCTACTTTCCGCCTTACACTGCCAGGAGGTATTCCTTATTCTGAAAAAGGTAAGATACTCGCCGTTGACCGTGGAGTAGACAACCAGACCGCTACGATCAAAGTACGTATCGAGTTCGCCAATCCTAAAGATGAGCTGAAAGATGGTATGAGTGCTGTACTGCAGGTGCTGAACGAGCAGAGTGGTGAAAATGTAATCATCCCTTACAGGGCTGTAGTAGAGCAGATGGGTGAATTCTTCGTATTCGTAGCAAAAGATACGATTGCAGAACAACGTAAGATCCACCTGGGGCCAAAACTCAGAGATCGCGTTGTAATAAGTGATGGTCTGAAAGCCGGTGAAGTAATTATCACTGATGGCTTCAATCGTCTGCGTGATGGCGGCGCGATAGACACTTCAGGTGTGCCAAAACAACCGCAGCAGGGCCCAGGCCAGGCTCCTAAAAAATAATAGTAAACAGTTTGAGTTTGAATCAATAGAAGAAGAACATGATTGCAAATACTTTTATACGCAGACCGGTCACCGCGATAGTAATCTCTATCGTACTGGTGTTGGTAGGGATATTGGCGATGCTCAACCTGCCTATCGGTCAGTATCCTGAAATCTCACCTCCAACGGTGCAGGTGACAGGTACATATACAGGTGCGGATGCCCAGACCATTGAGCAGACCGTAGCCACGCCTGTAGAAGTACAGGTAAACGGTACGCCTGGTATGACATACATGACCAGTAACAGTACAAACAGTGGTTCCATGAGCCTTACTGTAAACTTTGAAGTAGGTACAGATATCAATATCGCGGCGCTGGATGTACAGAACCGTGTGGGTATCGCTCAGCCAACCCTGCCCCAGGAAGTACAACGTTTAGGTCTTACCGTAAGGAAGCGTAACCCCAGTATCCTGATGCTGGTGGCATTATATTCTCCCAAGGGAACACATGATGTGACCTTCCTGGACAACTATACTAACATCTTCATTAAAGATGCCCTGCTGCGTGCGAAAGGTGTGGGTGATATCTTTACCCGTGCAGATGATTTCAGTATGCGTGTATGGCTGAAGCCTGATAAGCTGGCAGAAATGAATGTTTCGGCCGATGAAGTGAAAGCTGCTATTACAGAGCAGAATGCTCAGATTGCAGCTGGTTCCATAGGTGCACCTCCTCAAAAAACCGGTCAGACCTATGAGTACAATATTTTCGTAAAAGGTCGTCTGGCAAATGCTGAAGAGTTCGGAAATATCGTTGTAAAGACCCAGCCTAACAATGGTGGCCTCGTTTACCTGAAAGATGTAGCCCGCGTAGAACTGGGTAAATTCAACTATACCGGTAACTCCTTCGTAGATGGTAAAAGAGCTTCTTACCTGCTGGTATACCAGGCGCCTGGTAGTAACGCGATCGAAACTGCAGAGAATGTGACTGTCGCAATGGAACAACTGAAGAAAGCATTTCCTGCGGATGTAGATTACGTAGTACCATTCGAGTCAGTATCTGTTGTGAAAGTGTCTATTCACGAGGTGGTTGAAACTCTGCTGGAAGCCCTGTTCCTGGTGGTGATCGTAGTGTTCCTGTTCCTGCAGAGCTGGAGAGCGACCATCATTCCGGTGCTGGCGATTCCGGTGTCTATCATTGCAACGTTTATCTTCTTTATACCACTGGGTTTTACCATCAATACCCTGACCCTGTTCGGTTTCGTACTGGCTATCGGTATCGTGGTGGATGATGCCATTGTGGTGGTGGAGGCGGTCCAGCATAATATGGATCATGAGCAGATGTCGCCGAAGGAAGCCACCATACAGGCTATGAAAGAAATCTCCGGACCGGTTATCGCAATTGCGCTGATCCTGGCAGCGGTATTCGTACCGGTAGGATTTATCCCCGGTATCGTAGGTCGATTGTATCAGCAGTTTGCGATTACGATCGCGATCTCTGTACTGATCTCTGCTTTCGTCGCCCTGTCTCTGACGCCTGCATTGTGTACGCTGATTCTGCGTCCTATGCACCTGGATAAGGATTCAAAAGGTCTGAACAAATTATTCTATCGTTTCAATAACTGGTTTGGTCATGTAACCAGCCGTTATTCACTGGGGGTTAAGAAAAGTATCCGTTGGGCAAGGTATGTAATGATCCTGCTGCTATGTATTTGTGTGGGTGTGTTTATGCTGTTCAGAACCAAGCCTACAGGGTTCCTACCTATAGAAGATGATGGCCGTTTATACGTTACCTTCGACTTACCGGAATCTGCTTCTACAGAGCGTACTGTGGATGCGCTGCATGGTATGATGAAGGCTTTGGACAGTGTACCTGGTATTGGTCACTATGCAGCATTGGGGGGTCTGAACGTAATTAGTTTTGCGACCAAGTCAAACAGTGGAACCATCTTCGTACAGCTGAAACCGTGGGATGACAGAAAGACCAAAGAAACGCAGATCCAGGCAATTGCCGCTAATATACAAGCAAAGCTCTCCCGCTGGAAACAGGCATCTGTAGTCGTAATCCAGCCACCAGCTATTCCAGGTTTGGGTAGTACTGCTGGTTTCTCCTTTATCCTGGAGCAGCGTAGTGGAGATCCTGATATCAAAGCATTTGAAGCCGTATTACAGAAATTTACAGCTGCGATTAACCAGCGTCGTGAAATAGCAAGGAGCTTCTCCTTCTTCACGGCACGCACACCCGGTTACCAGTTGGATATAGACCGTGAAAGAGCGAAGAAGATGGGGGTATCTATTTCTTCTGTGGCAACCGCCTTATCTACTTATATGGGTAGCTCCTATGTGAATGACTTCACTATCTATGGTCGTAACTTCCGCGTACTCACACAGGCTGATTCCAGCTATCGTGGTGATATCAAGGATCTGAGCCAGATGTTTGTGAAGAATTCAAGCGGCAACATGGTGCCATTGAGTGCGGTAACTAATTACAGAGTGATAGAAACTGCGCCGGTAATTTCTCACTATAACCTGTTCCGTTCTGCGGAAATTAACGGTAGCCCGGCACCTGGGTATAGTAGTGGTGATGCGATCAATGCGCTGAAAGAAGTTGCTGCAGAGGTACTGCCTGAAGGCTATGGATATGAGTTCTCTGGCCTGAGCCGTGAAGAGTTGCTATCCGGTAGTAAGACGGTATACATTTTCGCGCTCTCTATCATATTCGTATTCCTTTTCCTGGCAGCATTGTATGAAAGCTGGTCTGTACCATTCTCCGTATTGCTGGCAGTGCCGATTGGTGCATTTGGTGCGATCCTGACGCTAACCTTTCTGCCAAAGATCAGTAATAACGTATATGCACAGATTGGTTTGATAACGTTGATTGGTTTGTCGGCAAAGAACGCGATCCTGATCGTGGAATTTGCGAAGGAACGTGTGGATAGGGGTATGGAGCTGGTAACAGCGACTGTAGAAGCTGCGAAGCTGCGTTTGCGTCCTATCATCATGACTTCCCTGGCGTTCCTGTTAGGTATTCTGCCACTGGTACTGGCTTCCGGTGCAGGTGCAGAATCCCGTAAGACGATGGGTTGGACAGTGTTGGGGGGTATGTTTACCGCTACCTTCCTGGCCATCTTTATTGTACCGGTGTTGTTTGTAACAATTACAAGGCTGGCTTATGGTAAGGAGAAACTGAAGGCGATACAGGACAATTATAAAGTGATGCAGGATCATATGGATGTATAAATAAATAAGGTGGCCATTGGCCACCTTATTTCAAAAGGATAAAAAAAGCCCGCTCAATTGAGCGGGCTTTAACATTTTACTTACCAACCACTTGTCTGTAGTATAGCAAAATGGCTAACAGGGACAGGGCAATCGAGGATAGAAAGAATATAAGAAATATTTTCCATCCTATATGAACAGTAATTTTATCTTCTGGTGGCGCAACATCTCTATACACCTTATTTTGCATACGGGATGACACATTTGCTTGTCTGGTAGCCTCTTCCCGTGCAATTCGCTGCATCAAAGCAACTTTAATATGTGCGGGAGGCATCGGCGCATCCTTAAATGCTGCCCGTTCTATACGACGTTCTACATCTTCCATTTCTGTATGTAATTCAGGAAAAATATTCAAATGGATTCGCAGGTCTTCTTCCTCTTCAAGAGAAGTAAACCCGAGAAAGTGTTTTTCGATTAGGCCATCTGATATGTAACGCTCGTATTCCATATACTTATTAAGGTTTTCTCTCAAGTTAACATGTCATCCACTCAAAGGATGGAGAATAAGCAATTTTCCACGGCTTTGCTAAGGTGATAAAAATGTCAGACAAAAAGTTGTCCAATTTAGTGAATTAAGAAAATCCTCAAAAAAAATTCGGATTAAGGGTGCATTATGCCCGTTATTGGTGTATATAAATGTTTATAATGTGTTCCCTAGTTGTTTTTCTTCTTGAAAATGTTTCCGATTCCTTTTACCGCCTCTTTTCCAGCATTTTTCAATTCTTCCGCCTTGTTGGAAGGCGTAGTCGTATTCGTTGTATCCTTCTTTCCTCCCAATAACTGCTTTTTCAGCTCTTCTTTTGCTGCTTCTTTAACGGTGGCGACAGCCTGGTTTTTAACTGATTGCAAAGTGTCTTTAATCGCCGTCTTCACAGTGTCTACTTTATTTTTAACTAAAGTAGCCGCCTGATCTTTCAGGTTATTCATTGTATTTCCAGCGGTTTCCTGCAAGTTAGTTTTATATGTTGGTTTTAAGATATTTCCGCCCAATAAAACATTTAAATGAATACTATCACTTACGTTTACGGGTATACCTTTATTACTAGCCTGAGTGGCCAGGCTCGTAATCAGGGCATCTCCCTGCTTGCCGATCACGCTTCTTGGCAGTGTCATCAGCATGGTATAATCCAATGACTGGTCAAAGCCGTGGGAGCCTCCGATTACCATATGCATACCATTGAAGTTTACCGTGAAGGGGCTGATCTTCACTCTTCCATTTTCAAAAGAGAAGTAGGTTTTCAGATCTTTCAGTGACAGGTTTTTAAGGGCGGTTACATTCAGTGTATTGGCCAGTTGATCTACCACGCCAAATTTCTGTAATGCACCTTCCAGCACGAGCAAATTACCATCCCCATTCAGGCTGCTCAATACCGGCATCATATCTTTTCCCAGCTGGCCTTTCAAACTTAACTGAGATGTTACCTTTCCACCAATGAACTGGGCAATCGGCATCAGTTTCTGTACAGTATTGAAAGACTTAAATGCCTGCTGTATATCAATTTGCTGTACGTTGTACGCCATGCTGATATCAGGTGTATTAGGATTGGTCTTTGTGCTGTAGCTCCCATTTACCTCCATTGTACCCTGCATGGCATTCGCTTTTACCTGCTGCATCGTAACGGTTTGGTCCTTTACAAGCAGGGCTCCGGTTACATTAGTCAGATCCAGTTTGTCATAGTGAACTTTATCTGCTGCTGCATTCAGGCTCAGATTCAGGTTGGCAGGTACTGCAAATGGTGCAGCTGGTGTATCCGTTGCTGTGGTAGTGCTGGTCTCTGTTCCCATCCATTTATCCAGATCTATCTGATCTGCTTTCACGGTCAGGTTACCATCCAGCGGTTCATTTTTAAATGCATAAGCCAGCATATTATTTACAGCACCATTGGCTTTGAAATTAGTACCCATGTACTGCCCATCGAATGATTCAACTGTTACATTTTTAGGGTTGAATTTCATGGAAAGGGTATTCACCTTTACGCCGTCAGGATAGTCTTTGCTACGATAGAGGAGATTGGTCACCAGGATGGTGCCTGCTGCATAAAAGCGATCATACTGCTGCTTTTCAATAGCGCTCATGTTACCTTTTGCGCTTACGTCGGCATCTACAATACCGCTGATGGCAGTTCCCTGGTCCAATTTTACAAATTCGGTTACTTTAGACAGGTCCAGGCTACCTTTTGCAGCACCATCTACATACATATCAGATACAGGGGTTTTTACCAGCAGACGCAGGTCCAGCGGCGTATTGTCCATATCCAGGTGAGCTGATGGCATGTCTACGATCGTGTGATCAGGAACGCCATCAGGATTGTTGACCTTCAGGGCGATCTGGATATTCTTAACTGGTTTAGGCAGGTCAGGATATTGGAAATAACCATCTTTTACATTCAGGTTCAGGCCAAATGCTGGCATCTGTGAAGCGCTGTATGTACCTTTTACATAGGCATCAAAGGATGCTGTACCAGAAGTTTTGATCTTGTCAAAGTCTTTCATGAAGATAGCCGGTACCAGGGAAAGGATGTCTTTGAACTGGATAGAAGGCGCCTTCATACTCAGATCCATGCCATAAGTACTGTCATTCACTAATGTGAAAGAACCCTGCGCGGTGAGCTGCAGGTTATTCAGGCTGGCTTTGGCCTGTTGAATGGTGTAAGTACTTGTTTTGTTATCCACCTTGATATCTGCATCCATTTTAGTGTGGGTGCGCAGCAGGTAGGGGATAAGGCCATAACGGAAGGTAACTGCTGCTGCTTCGGTCGTGGTGTTGAGGGTAAACAGGTCCTGTGTGAAATCACCCTTACCGGAATGGTTCAGGTTCTCGATGACCAGGCCCATATCTCCTTCGCGATCAGTATACTCGATATAAGCATCTTCGATTTTATATTGTTGCAGTCTCATTGCGAACTTAGTCGCAGCGGTATCTGCCGGATTGGCCTGGGCTGTATCCGGTTTGGTAATATCCCAGTTAGCCTTACCATCTTTGTTGATAATGGCGTGAATGCGGGGTGCCTCAATATTGATGTTGTAAATATCGTAGGTTTCACCCTTAATTACGCTCATCAGGTTCAATGCCACATCGATTTTTTTCACGGAGATCAGGGTATCTCCTTGAAAAGGTGCGCGGTTTACCACCTGCAGATCTTCCAGTGCTACGGCAAGGCGCGGGAAGTGTCTGATCAGACTGATATCTACGTCTTTAAAGTCAACGTCCGCCTCTAACTGCTTGTTCAGTTCAGTTTTTACGATGGACATAATCTTTCCCTTGAACAGGAAAGGAATGGCAATAGCTGCAACTAATAATACGAGCAGCAGTATACCGGTTACTTTCAGGATCTTCTTTAACATGTGGCAGATATAGGTTTATATATTCCGATTGAAGATAACAAGTAAATACCGTATTCTTCAAATTAGCTTACTTTTGCCTTTGAATTTTTATATCTAATTGATTATGACGCCCGAACGTAGAGAGCGAATACTGTCCGTATTGAATAGACGCCAGGCTGGCCTCACAGTGGTGCTGGAGAATATTGAAGATCCGCATAACATTGCTGCTATCATGCGTACCTGCGATGCTGTAGGTATACAGGAGATTTTTACCGTGAGTAACAAGCCTCCAAGAGTAAAAAAATGGGGTGCCAAAAGCTCATCGAGTGCGAATAAATGGTTAACGCATCATAAGTATACGGATGTGCATGAATGTATCAGGGTATTGAAGCAGCGATATGATAAATTGATGACTACCCACCTGGCACAGGATTCGGTGAGTTTGTATGATATTGATTTTAA
This window of the Chitinophaga sancti genome carries:
- a CDS encoding TrmH family RNA methyltransferase encodes the protein MTPERRERILSVLNRRQAGLTVVLENIEDPHNIAAIMRTCDAVGIQEIFTVSNKPPRVKKWGAKSSSSANKWLTHHKYTDVHECIRVLKQRYDKLMTTHLAQDSVSLYDIDFKASVALVFGNEQTGVSKAFLEAADGNFIIPQMGIIRSLNVSVACAVSIYEAMRQKTLAGHYEKRSLPDEQYNTLLEQWGYEEE
- a CDS encoding AsmA family protein, with the translated sequence MLKKILKVTGILLLVLLVAAIAIPFLFKGKIMSIVKTELNKQLEADVDFKDVDISLIRHFPRLAVALEDLQVVNRAPFQGDTLISVKKIDVALNLMSVIKGETYDIYNINIEAPRIHAIINKDGKANWDITKPDTAQANPADTAATKFAMRLQQYKIEDAYIEYTDREGDMGLVIENLNHSGKGDFTQDLFTLNTTTEAAAVTFRYGLIPYLLRTHTKMDADIKVDNKTSTYTIQQAKASLNNLQLTAQGSFTLVNDSTYGMDLSMKAPSIQFKDILSLVPAIFMKDFDKIKTSGTASFDAYVKGTYSASQMPAFGLNLNVKDGYFQYPDLPKPVKNIQIALKVNNPDGVPDHTIVDMPSAHLDMDNTPLDLRLLVKTPVSDMYVDGAAKGSLDLSKVTEFVKLDQGTAISGIVDADVSAKGNMSAIEKQQYDRFYAAGTILVTNLLYRSKDYPDGVKVNTLSMKFNPKNVTVESFDGQYMGTNFKANGAVNNMLAYAFKNEPLDGNLTVKADQIDLDKWMGTETSTTTATDTPAAPFAVPANLNLSLNAAADKVHYDKLDLTNVTGALLVKDQTVTMQQVKANAMQGTMEVNGSYSTKTNPNTPDISMAYNVQQIDIQQAFKSFNTVQKLMPIAQFIGGKVTSQLSLKGQLGKDMMPVLSSLNGDGNLLVLEGALQKFGVVDQLANTLNVTALKNLSLKDLKTYFSFENGRVKISPFTVNFNGMHMVIGGSHGFDQSLDYTMLMTLPRSVIGKQGDALITSLATQASNKGIPVNVSDSIHLNVLLGGNILKPTYKTNLQETAGNTMNNLKDQAATLVKNKVDTVKTAIKDTLQSVKNQAVATVKEAAKEELKKQLLGGKKDTTNTTTPSNKAEELKNAGKEAVKGIGNIFKKKNN
- a CDS encoding efflux RND transporter permease subunit, with translation MIANTFIRRPVTAIVISIVLVLVGILAMLNLPIGQYPEISPPTVQVTGTYTGADAQTIEQTVATPVEVQVNGTPGMTYMTSNSTNSGSMSLTVNFEVGTDINIAALDVQNRVGIAQPTLPQEVQRLGLTVRKRNPSILMLVALYSPKGTHDVTFLDNYTNIFIKDALLRAKGVGDIFTRADDFSMRVWLKPDKLAEMNVSADEVKAAITEQNAQIAAGSIGAPPQKTGQTYEYNIFVKGRLANAEEFGNIVVKTQPNNGGLVYLKDVARVELGKFNYTGNSFVDGKRASYLLVYQAPGSNAIETAENVTVAMEQLKKAFPADVDYVVPFESVSVVKVSIHEVVETLLEALFLVVIVVFLFLQSWRATIIPVLAIPVSIIATFIFFIPLGFTINTLTLFGFVLAIGIVVDDAIVVVEAVQHNMDHEQMSPKEATIQAMKEISGPVIAIALILAAVFVPVGFIPGIVGRLYQQFAITIAISVLISAFVALSLTPALCTLILRPMHLDKDSKGLNKLFYRFNNWFGHVTSRYSLGVKKSIRWARYVMILLLCICVGVFMLFRTKPTGFLPIEDDGRLYVTFDLPESASTERTVDALHGMMKALDSVPGIGHYAALGGLNVISFATKSNSGTIFVQLKPWDDRKTKETQIQAIAANIQAKLSRWKQASVVVIQPPAIPGLGSTAGFSFILEQRSGDPDIKAFEAVLQKFTAAINQRREIARSFSFFTARTPGYQLDIDRERAKKMGVSISSVATALSTYMGSSYVNDFTIYGRNFRVLTQADSSYRGDIKDLSQMFVKNSSGNMVPLSAVTNYRVIETAPVISHYNLFRSAEINGSPAPGYSSGDAINALKEVAAEVLPEGYGYEFSGLSREELLSGSKTVYIFALSIIFVFLFLAALYESWSVPFSVLLAVPIGAFGAILTLTFLPKISNNVYAQIGLITLIGLSAKNAILIVEFAKERVDRGMELVTATVEAAKLRLRPIIMTSLAFLLGILPLVLASGAGAESRKTMGWTVLGGMFTATFLAIFIVPVLFVTITRLAYGKEKLKAIQDNYKVMQDHMDV